The segment ACGTTCACACAAATTTTACAAAAATATCAGATGTACTCACCTGCCCATCCCCATTTCCATTTTTTTCTGCATTTTTCAGGTCCTCTAAGTAAGCTATCAACAAAGGCACGGGTGGAAAGCTCTCTGTAAGCTTGAAAGCATGTGCAAAATGAACAGCATCAATCTGTCTCCCTCTGTTAACCAAATCTGCAACCACACCTGCATGATAACAAGGTTACCATAATAAGCATACCAAGTAAATATAGGGTATTTCACTAGCTGATCAAATTTCAACTTCTTTATTAGTTGACCTTTGATTGCACTAAACAACCATCCTTAAATCTCCTGTACACCCCTATCCAGTGGGCACCCTAACGAAAGAAATGGTTGAGTCATTGGAACTCTCATGGTCAGTTTGTAGGATACAAACCTGGCATTTTTTGTGTTAATCCAAGAGAGTGGCAAAGCTCAGGTGCCTGTCTGCGACGAGAGACAGCAATGATGAGCTTGCAAAGTTCGTCTTCATCAAACTCTGGCGCAATGCTAAATGTTGCAAGCAACTGTAGGAATGCTTGTGCTTCCAATGAGTATCCATTAGAAGCATCTATGTCCACACCAGCCAACTTGGGCTTCCATTCATCAGCAATTGCCTTGGCCTGCTGCTTAATTTCAGAGCTAACAGGGTGATCAACACCTGGCTCAGCGATCCCCAACAGAGGGGCCGCAGATTCCATCAATACAAGACAGCTTCTGCGCAGGCCCTGTAGGGCACTATCTTCATTCCCTTGTAAACTAGATTGGTCCAGAGGGTAGAATCCCTCCAAGGAATCCAGCACCAAACGGGCTGGCTCAGTTGCATTTTTCAATGCAGCAGAGAGTTCCCCACGTAGGGTGGCAAGATTTTTCCGATTTTCTGAAATAAATTTCAGAAGGCCTTTTGCATCCATCTGTTCGCAAAGTTGCTTCAATTGAGGACGGGGCTTAATCCCAGTTTCAGCTAATTCACCTGATCCATTATCAGGATTTTTCTCCTCTGGAGCAGGAGGTGCATTGGGATCATCGAGAGATGTGCTTACCTTTTTTGCTTTGCTTCCCCTGATGTCAACTGGCTCAGGAGATGCCACCTTGTATTTCTGGCGTGCCTCTGCTATGACAGAAACAGCGATATCTCTTAGTTCCTGAAGGCTATTTGATGAAGCTTGTTCTTTTGCAGCAACGGCAGCCTCTCTTTCTGCAATCAATGCACGAGTCTTGGATTGCTCTTCCTCGAACACCCTCTGTTTCTCT is part of the Elaeis guineensis isolate ETL-2024a chromosome 15, EG11, whole genome shotgun sequence genome and harbors:
- the LOC105058022 gene encoding FRIGIDA-like protein 3, whose amino-acid sequence is MADTEKLTKGIESATAMLEQLGKAFEELESQRESFLQNKIQWDGIKEHFHNLERSLKNKCVELEEKQRVFEEEQSKTRALIAEREAAVAAKEQASSNSLQELRDIAVSVIAEARQKYKVASPEPVDIRGSKAKKVSTSLDDPNAPPAPEEKNPDNGSGELAETGIKPRPQLKQLCEQMDAKGLLKFISENRKNLATLRGELSAALKNATEPARLVLDSLEGFYPLDQSSLQGNEDSALQGLRRSCLVLMESAAPLLGIAEPGVDHPVSSEIKQQAKAIADEWKPKLAGVDIDASNGYSLEAQAFLQLLATFSIAPEFDEDELCKLIIAVSRRRQAPELCHSLGLTQKMPGVVADLVNRGRQIDAVHFAHAFKLTESFPPVPLLIAYLEDLKNAEKNGNGDGQKDPNAQELGALKAVIKCIEEYKLREEYPIEPLQKRVAQLEKAKYDKKRMGEAVKLQTKKPRETGGYAPRRPAFVPDSRQLPPPAFDERRLYAGAVERYPERYPYNAPPTYEPPAFAAYGQQLNARGPYHYPDERFPAVPYDAASNYWSYPGTGLQSAPNSYGNYTGTGTSSSSSNYGGYTGSGL